Proteins from a single region of Bombus vancouverensis nearcticus chromosome 5, iyBomVanc1_principal, whole genome shotgun sequence:
- the LOC117158605 gene encoding small ribosomal subunit protein eS19 — translation MPSVTLKDVDQHKFVKAFAAFLKKTGKMRVPEWVDIVKSARFKELAPYDPDWYYIRCAALVRHIYIRSPIGVGAVTKIFGGRKRNGTHPSHFCRSAGGVARKALQSLEQLKLIEKAPLGGRKLTSQGRRDLDRIAAQVKAKSKKQLKLQETLVL, via the exons ATGCCGTCTGTAACGCTTAAGGACGTTGACCAGCACAAATTCGTTAAGGCTTTCGCAGCCTTTTTGAAAAA aaCTGGCAAAATGCGAGTGCCAGAATGGGTTGACATCGTAAAATCTGCACGCTTCAAGGAACTTGCTCCGTATGATCCAGATTGGTACTACATTAGATGCGCGGCTTTGGTTCGTCATATTTATATTCGTAGTCCAATTGGTGTTGGAGCAGTAACAAAAATCTTTGGAGGACGCAAACGCAACGGCACCCATCCCAGCCACTTCTGCCGATCTGCAGGTGGTGTTGCCCGTAAAGCTCTTCAAAGCTTGGAACAACTGAAACTCATTGAAAAAGCTCCACTGGGTGGACGTAAGCTTACCAGTCAAGGTCGTAGAGATTTAGATCGCATCGCTGCACAAGTGAAAGCAAAAAGCAAAAAACAACTTAAGCTACAAGAGACTCTTGTTCTTTAA